In Poecilia reticulata strain Guanapo linkage group LG17, Guppy_female_1.0+MT, whole genome shotgun sequence, the following proteins share a genomic window:
- the LOC103479354 gene encoding LYR motif-containing protein 5-like → MANPFKSEVIRLYKTLLYLGREYPKGAAYFRERLKHAFMKNKDETDPEKIKQLVARGDHVIKELEALYFLRKYRAMKKRYYDPEK, encoded by the exons ATGGCAAACCCTTTTAAGAGTGAAGTTATCAGGCTGTACAAAACT CTGCTGTATCTTGGCCGTGAGTACCCAAAAGGAGCAGCTTATTTCAGAGAACGACTAAAGCATGCGTTTATGAAGAACAAAGATGAGACTGACCCTGAGAAAATCAAACAGCTGGTTGCCAGAGGAGACCACGTCATCAAAGAGCTGGAGGCCCTTTATTTCCTCAGAAAATACCGGGCCATGAAGAAGCGCTACTATGACCCCGAGAAATGA
- the dnai7 gene encoding dynein axonemal intermediate chain 7 isoform X2 — protein sequence MPPKKKKKKVRMSKAERLKKQQEEEEAARRQAEKEEQERLERERKLEEIQRLEEKAEQNRDFELTELRHLLEENYSAIIRWKVDAAEKAEWERYMLCDGVPDAKDQRAVNTFVTLWKDYSDIDIEEELQLCNCAEKLIEALDELMKEAKDPELVPKYHDALIEVQEILHAKHLFIAEKLLKGASDNIDPDTRNMQTVSKHKNVTLCLWANLFKNPSFTGFDFQEAGLSFKLPEELAVSDIAVRILHTYYDHLSILSRLRHLPQKPIVEETPLPVQQPEESQDGDCTSELPFTPRSSTSEPPVKSTSPLSSEESMISEQTEELSGHICSLVLSDGPTKDPSWPSLAQLNSLSPPVPEFEETENDPEVVNLVQYTTLGGVFYYDLLQLPPQPIRRKGYTILQMADGLKVFPYPIERPNKTECSDDPAEKPNNGACSPVGVSIVLPEWVLFMEMPLVARWDAAEARWRKDGITNISYEEAEGKISFEMESFQIFTLMHNTFANFPFRGWELRPLGQNSAIYTVKAALIQISITIENSQCMLQVAQGRGLSHLVGKWMSGPALQKAMVKAGIDIFVNENTHKYVSICKKNPRIEQFAYDQMALFASACAFSWSKWNATCGEDNLVLQGCEHLKTSLVPEDSWNIYFMGSQRSRQLEITENSEAFSIDHAAGSEFHSTLIHVLQDGMSPDGIGLVRKSHYCFVDTVQSLLSATRPLVFS from the exons ATG CCACCCAAGAAGAAAAAG AAGAAAGTCAGGATGAGTAAAGCAGAGAGGTTAAAGAAGCAGCAAGAGGAAGAAG AGGCAGCCCGGCGacaagcagaaaaagaagaacaggAGAGGctggaaagagagagaaagctgGAGGAGATACAAAGGCTAGAGGAAAAA GCAGAGCAGAACAGAGACTTTGAGCTTACCGAACTGCGCCATCTGCTGGAGGAAAACTACTCYGCGATAATCAGATGGAAGGTTGATGCTGCAGAAAAGGCAGAG TGGGAGAGATATATGCTTTGCGATGGAGTCCCAGACGCAAAGGACCAGCGGGCGGTCAATACATTCGTTACCTTGTGGAAGGATTACTCAGACATCGACATCGAAGAGGAGCTTCAACTATGCAACTGCGCAGAAAAG CTTATTGAAGCGTTGGATGAACTTATGAAAGAGGCCAAAGATCCAGAGTTGGTCCCAAAGTACCACGATGCTCTCATAGAAGTCCAGGAGATTCTCCACGCCAAGCACCTTTTCATAGCTGAGAAGCTCCTAAAG GGAGCAAGCGACAACATTGACCCCGACACAAGGAACATGCAGACTGTgtccaaacataaaaatgtgacgCTGTGTCTCTGGGCCAACCTCTTCAAAAATCCAAG CTTTACAGGTTTCGACTTTCAGGAAGCTGGCCTGAGCTTTAAGCTTCCCGAGGAGCTGGCTGTGAGCGACATCGCCGTGCGGATCCTCCACACCTACTATGACCACCTGTCGATACTGTCCAGGCTCAGGCATCTACCTCAGAAGCCGATAGTGGAGGAGACTCCTCTGCCCGTCCAGCAGCCAGAGGAATCCCAG GATGGTGATTGCACCAGTGAACTGCCCTTTACCCCTCGCAGTTCAACCAGTGAGCCGCCCGTAAAAAGCACCAGCCCGCTGTCTTCAGAGGAAAGCATGATATCTGAACAGACAGAAGAACTCAGTGGTCACATTTGCAGCCTGGTTTTATCTGATGGTCcaa CCAAGGATCCATCTTGGCCCAGCTTGGCACAGCTGAACTCTCTGAGTCCACCTGTGCCTGAATTCGAAGAGACTGAAAATGACCCAGAGGTTGTAAATCTTGTTCAGTACACAACCCTGGGTGGAGTTTTCTACTACGATCTCCTTCAACTCCCACCTCAGCCTATCAGGAGAAAGGGGTACACGATACTGCAG ATGGCGGACGGGCTGAAGGTGTTCCCTTACCCAATAGAAAGGCCCAACAAAACGGAGTGCTCCGATGACCCAGCAGAAAAACCCAACAATGGGGCGTGCTCCCCTGTTGGGGTGTCCATTGTGCTTCCCGAGTGGGTTCTCTTCATGGAGATGCCACTCGTGGCTCGCTGGGACGCTGCAG AGGCCCGCTGGCGAAAGGACGGCATCACCAACATCTCCTACGAGGAGGCAGAAGGCAAAATCTCTTTTGAGATGGAATCATTCCAGATCTTCACACTGATGCACAACACCTTCGCCAACTTCCCTTTTCGGGGCTGGGAGCTGCGGCCGCTGGGCCAAAACTCAGCTATTTATACTGTCAAGGCGGCTCTCATTCAGATCTCCATCACCATCGAG AATAGTCAGTGCATGCTGCAGGTGGCGCAGGGCAGAGGCCTCTCTCACCTCGTGGGGAAGTGGATGAGCGGGCCGGCTCTGCAGAAAGCCATGGTCAAGGCAGGGATCGACATCTTTGTTAACGAGAACACGCACAAATATGTCAGCATCTGCAAGAAG AACCCTCGTATAGAACAGTTTGCTTATGACCAGATGGCCCTCTTTGCATCAGCTTGTGCTTTTTCATGGAGCAAGTGGAACGCCACATGTGGAGAGGACAATCTGGTCCTTCAG GGCTGTGAGCACCTCAAAACCAGCCTTGTACCTGAAGACTCTTGGAATATTTACTTTATGGGTTCACAGAGGAGTAGGCAACTGGAGATCACTGAGAACAGTGAAGCTTTTTCCATCGACCACGCTGCTGGCAGCGAGTTCCACTCCACACTCATCCACGTCCTGCAGGACGGCATGAGTCCTGATGGGATAGGTTTGGTCAGAAAGTCCCATTACTGCTTCGTTGACACTGTGCAAAGCCTGCTTTCTGCTACCAGACCTCTGGTTTTTTCCTAA
- the dnai7 gene encoding dynein axonemal intermediate chain 7 isoform X1: MPPKKKKKKVRMSKAERLKKQQEEEEAARRQAEKEEQERLERERKLEEIQRLEEKAEQNRDFELTELRHLLEENYSAIIRWKVDAAEKAEVVFTWERYMLCDGVPDAKDQRAVNTFVTLWKDYSDIDIEEELQLCNCAEKLIEALDELMKEAKDPELVPKYHDALIEVQEILHAKHLFIAEKLLKGASDNIDPDTRNMQTVSKHKNVTLCLWANLFKNPSFTGFDFQEAGLSFKLPEELAVSDIAVRILHTYYDHLSILSRLRHLPQKPIVEETPLPVQQPEESQDGDCTSELPFTPRSSTSEPPVKSTSPLSSEESMISEQTEELSGHICSLVLSDGPTKDPSWPSLAQLNSLSPPVPEFEETENDPEVVNLVQYTTLGGVFYYDLLQLPPQPIRRKGYTILQMADGLKVFPYPIERPNKTECSDDPAEKPNNGACSPVGVSIVLPEWVLFMEMPLVARWDAAEARWRKDGITNISYEEAEGKISFEMESFQIFTLMHNTFANFPFRGWELRPLGQNSAIYTVKAALIQISITIENSQCMLQVAQGRGLSHLVGKWMSGPALQKAMVKAGIDIFVNENTHKYVSICKKNPRIEQFAYDQMALFASACAFSWSKWNATCGEDNLVLQGCEHLKTSLVPEDSWNIYFMGSQRSRQLEITENSEAFSIDHAAGSEFHSTLIHVLQDGMSPDGIGLVRKSHYCFVDTVQSLLSATRPLVFS; the protein is encoded by the exons ATG CCACCCAAGAAGAAAAAG AAGAAAGTCAGGATGAGTAAAGCAGAGAGGTTAAAGAAGCAGCAAGAGGAAGAAG AGGCAGCCCGGCGacaagcagaaaaagaagaacaggAGAGGctggaaagagagagaaagctgGAGGAGATACAAAGGCTAGAGGAAAAA GCAGAGCAGAACAGAGACTTTGAGCTTACCGAACTGCGCCATCTGCTGGAGGAAAACTACTCYGCGATAATCAGATGGAAGGTTGATGCTGCAGAAAAGGCAGAGGTGGTGTTCACC TGGGAGAGATATATGCTTTGCGATGGAGTCCCAGACGCAAAGGACCAGCGGGCGGTCAATACATTCGTTACCTTGTGGAAGGATTACTCAGACATCGACATCGAAGAGGAGCTTCAACTATGCAACTGCGCAGAAAAG CTTATTGAAGCGTTGGATGAACTTATGAAAGAGGCCAAAGATCCAGAGTTGGTCCCAAAGTACCACGATGCTCTCATAGAAGTCCAGGAGATTCTCCACGCCAAGCACCTTTTCATAGCTGAGAAGCTCCTAAAG GGAGCAAGCGACAACATTGACCCCGACACAAGGAACATGCAGACTGTgtccaaacataaaaatgtgacgCTGTGTCTCTGGGCCAACCTCTTCAAAAATCCAAG CTTTACAGGTTTCGACTTTCAGGAAGCTGGCCTGAGCTTTAAGCTTCCCGAGGAGCTGGCTGTGAGCGACATCGCCGTGCGGATCCTCCACACCTACTATGACCACCTGTCGATACTGTCCAGGCTCAGGCATCTACCTCAGAAGCCGATAGTGGAGGAGACTCCTCTGCCCGTCCAGCAGCCAGAGGAATCCCAG GATGGTGATTGCACCAGTGAACTGCCCTTTACCCCTCGCAGTTCAACCAGTGAGCCGCCCGTAAAAAGCACCAGCCCGCTGTCTTCAGAGGAAAGCATGATATCTGAACAGACAGAAGAACTCAGTGGTCACATTTGCAGCCTGGTTTTATCTGATGGTCcaa CCAAGGATCCATCTTGGCCCAGCTTGGCACAGCTGAACTCTCTGAGTCCACCTGTGCCTGAATTCGAAGAGACTGAAAATGACCCAGAGGTTGTAAATCTTGTTCAGTACACAACCCTGGGTGGAGTTTTCTACTACGATCTCCTTCAACTCCCACCTCAGCCTATCAGGAGAAAGGGGTACACGATACTGCAG ATGGCGGACGGGCTGAAGGTGTTCCCTTACCCAATAGAAAGGCCCAACAAAACGGAGTGCTCCGATGACCCAGCAGAAAAACCCAACAATGGGGCGTGCTCCCCTGTTGGGGTGTCCATTGTGCTTCCCGAGTGGGTTCTCTTCATGGAGATGCCACTCGTGGCTCGCTGGGACGCTGCAG AGGCCCGCTGGCGAAAGGACGGCATCACCAACATCTCCTACGAGGAGGCAGAAGGCAAAATCTCTTTTGAGATGGAATCATTCCAGATCTTCACACTGATGCACAACACCTTCGCCAACTTCCCTTTTCGGGGCTGGGAGCTGCGGCCGCTGGGCCAAAACTCAGCTATTTATACTGTCAAGGCGGCTCTCATTCAGATCTCCATCACCATCGAG AATAGTCAGTGCATGCTGCAGGTGGCGCAGGGCAGAGGCCTCTCTCACCTCGTGGGGAAGTGGATGAGCGGGCCGGCTCTGCAGAAAGCCATGGTCAAGGCAGGGATCGACATCTTTGTTAACGAGAACACGCACAAATATGTCAGCATCTGCAAGAAG AACCCTCGTATAGAACAGTTTGCTTATGACCAGATGGCCCTCTTTGCATCAGCTTGTGCTTTTTCATGGAGCAAGTGGAACGCCACATGTGGAGAGGACAATCTGGTCCTTCAG GGCTGTGAGCACCTCAAAACCAGCCTTGTACCTGAAGACTCTTGGAATATTTACTTTATGGGTTCACAGAGGAGTAGGCAACTGGAGATCACTGAGAACAGTGAAGCTTTTTCCATCGACCACGCTGCTGGCAGCGAGTTCCACTCCACACTCATCCACGTCCTGCAGGACGGCATGAGTCCTGATGGGATAGGTTTGGTCAGAAAGTCCCATTACTGCTTCGTTGACACTGTGCAAAGCCTGCTTTCTGCTACCAGACCTCTGGTTTTTTCCTAA
- the prkab2 gene encoding 5'-AMP-activated protein kinase subunit beta-2 produces the protein MGNTSDRVSGDRHGKAHRTDSGGSHKDQESGSKMVDSTDDPNVFNTHGPESKSSGDKEFTPDLDDLVKTGPQARPTVIRWAGGGKEVYIAGSFNNWSNKIPLNKSHNDFVAILDLPEGEHQYKFFVDGQWLHDPSEPVVTSQLGTINNLITVKKSDFEVFDALQVDSLECSDTSDLSSSPPGPYGQEQYIFRPEEHFKAPPILPPHLLQVILNKDTNVSCDPALLPEPNHVMLNHLYALSIKDGVMVLSATHRYKKKYVTSLLYKPI, from the exons ATGGGTAACACAAGTGACCGAGTGTCTGGAGATCGCCACGGGAAAGCCCATCGCACCGACAGCGGCGGCAGCCACAAGGACCAGGAGTCTGGCAGCAAGATGGTGGACAGCACAGACGACCCCAACGTCTTCAACACACATGGACCTGAGTCAAAG tcttCAGGAGACAAAGAATTCACTCCCGATCTGGACGACCTGGTTAAAACCGGTCCTCAGGCTCGACCCACTGTTATTCGCTGGGCTGGCGGGGGTAAAGAAGTCTATATAGCTGGTTCCTTCAATAACTGGAGCAACAAGATACCCCTAAATAAGAG cCACAATGACTTTGTAGCCATTCTGGACCTGCCTGAAGGAGAGCACCAGTACAAGTTTTTTGTAGATGGACAGTGGCTCCATGATCCCTCTGAG CCGGTGGTAACAAGCCAGCTGGGCACCATCAACAACCTGATCACTGTGAAGAAGTCGGACTTTGAGGTGTTTGAYGCCCTGCAGGTCGACTCTCTGGAGTGCTCCGACACTTCAG ACTTGTCCAGCTCCCCTCCAGGACCTTACGGCCAGGAACAGTACATCTTTAGACCAGAAGAGCACTTCAAAGCGCCGCCCATCCTCCCTCCTCACCTGCTTCAAGTTATTCTCAACAAAGACACCAATGTATCG TGTGATCCTGCCCTGCTGCCTGAACCCAACCATGTCATGCTTAATCACCTTTATGCTCTCTCAATAAAG GACGGAGTAATGGTCCTCAGCGCTACTCACAGATACAAGAAGAAATACGTCACCTCTTTGCTTTACAAGCCSATCTAA